From Arcobacter arenosus, one genomic window encodes:
- a CDS encoding DapH/DapD/GlmU-related protein: MDNYAILGKGGLHDIIIDILGKELYQGFYDDRLHDTNYYLGELSNIGNFPSFLAIGSLSNMLLREKILKDLKNKNLLSLNAISPNVNFSSNTEIGFGNIILPFVQIGVNVRLGYGNVIFSNSTIEHDSKIGNNVNIAPGVNIAGSVTIEDNVYIGIGAKIIDGIKIGKNSVIGAGSIILENVEENSVYVGVPAKKIKNNNLYRSVY, encoded by the coding sequence ATGGACAATTATGCGATTCTAGGGAAAGGCGGCTTGCACGATATTATCATAGATATTTTAGGAAAAGAATTATATCAGGGGTTTTACGATGATAGATTACACGACACAAATTATTATTTAGGAGAATTATCTAATATTGGTAATTTTCCATCATTTCTTGCTATTGGTTCTTTATCAAATATGTTGCTTAGAGAAAAAATATTAAAAGATTTAAAGAATAAAAATTTATTATCATTAAATGCCATATCACCTAATGTAAATTTTTCCTCTAATACAGAAATTGGTTTTGGAAATATTATCTTACCTTTTGTACAAATAGGAGTGAATGTAAGATTAGGATATGGAAATGTTATTTTTTCAAATTCTACTATCGAACATGATTCAAAGATTGGTAATAATGTAAATATTGCACCGGGTGTAAATATTGCAGGAAGTGTAACAATTGAAGATAATGTCTATATTGGTATCGGTGCAAAAATAATTGATGGAATTAAAATTGGAAAAAACAGTGTAATCGGTGCAGGAAGTATAATTTTAGAAAATGTGGAAGAAAATAGTGTTTATGTTGGAGTCCCTGCTAAAAAAATTAAAAATAACAATCTCTATAGGAGTGTATATTAA
- a CDS encoding PIG-L deacetylase family protein: MKIIVFAPHTDDIELGCGATLSRYIKEGAEVKYIAFSICEEWVPKEFPMDILFSEATNAAKSLGVKEENINIYRFRATELWKVRDKIFDIMFELNKSFSPDMVFCHSKNDLHQDHSTIAIECERVFKSSTILGYEMPWNNTEFKSNCHIKVEKEDIENKIKALDFYKSQKCKNYVDEDFIWSLAKVRGVQIKEKYAEAFEVIRVKL, encoded by the coding sequence ATGAAGATTATAGTATTTGCACCACATACAGATGATATAGAACTTGGATGTGGTGCTACACTTTCTAGATATATAAAAGAAGGTGCAGAAGTTAAATATATAGCTTTTTCTATATGTGAAGAGTGGGTACCAAAAGAGTTTCCAATGGATATACTTTTTAGTGAAGCGACGAATGCAGCAAAATCACTTGGTGTGAAAGAAGAAAATATAAATATATACAGATTTAGAGCTACAGAACTATGGAAAGTAAGGGATAAAATATTTGATATTATGTTTGAATTAAATAAATCTTTTTCTCCAGATATGGTGTTTTGCCATTCAAAAAATGATTTACATCAAGATCACTCTACTATTGCTATTGAATGTGAAAGAGTATTTAAAAGTAGTACTATATTAGGATATGAGATGCCTTGGAATAACACAGAGTTTAAATCAAATTGCCACATTAAAGTAGAAAAAGAAGATATAGAAAATAAGATAAAGGCACTTGATTTTTATAAAAGTCAAAAATGTAAAAACTATGTAGATGAAGATTTTATTTGGTCTTTAGCTAAAGTAAGAGGTGTACAAATTAAAGAAAAATATGCAGAAGCTTTTGAAGTAATTAGGGTGAAACTATAA
- a CDS encoding DapH/DapD/GlmU-related protein — translation MQKIFYYLVNRCLNLLHSYNINQMNLPTKYKIKKPITIEAHKKIILGENIGINVNAILIGWGGIEIGENTLLGPNVQIYSITHDYTKFGEELYKGIPQKVVIGNNCWIGGGTLVMPGVNIGNNSVIGAGSVVTKDIPENVIAYGNPCKIIKKRFEV, via the coding sequence ATGCAAAAAATATTTTATTATCTTGTTAATAGATGTCTAAATTTATTACATAGTTATAATATAAATCAAATGAATTTACCTACAAAATATAAAATTAAAAAGCCTATTACAATAGAAGCACATAAAAAAATTATATTGGGAGAGAATATTGGAATAAATGTAAATGCAATTTTGATTGGTTGGGGTGGTATAGAAATTGGTGAAAATACATTATTGGGACCTAATGTACAAATTTATTCTATTACTCATGATTATACAAAGTTTGGAGAAGAATTATATAAAGGTATTCCTCAGAAAGTTGTTATAGGTAATAACTGTTGGATAGGTGGAGGGACATTAGTAATGCCAGGAGTTAATATTGGAAATAATTCAGTTATTGGTGCAGGAAGTGTTGTGACTAAAGACATACCAGAAAATGTAATTGCATATGGGAACCCTTGTAAAATTATTAAAAAAAGATTTGAGGTTTAA
- a CDS encoding WbqC family protein, translating to MIISIHQPHYFLSFAQIKKIIESDKYVFFDDVQMPQGKSVVHRAKIKYENELKWLTITKSKNNKSNLICDINKASNEYIKQHKSIINNYYKNTPTRNWIVNLLEQTEKFETICEVNIFITKEILNYLEFKNIQFFRSSEILKNKTYDNTVNKIIDINKQLNATIYLTGDGPGSMRYMDEREFNKEGIKIKYFSFEHPFYKQSGIDFQKDLSIIDLLCNEGKNNAKNILLSC from the coding sequence ATGATTATATCAATACATCAACCACATTATTTTCTATCTTTTGCACAGATAAAAAAAATAATTGAAAGTGATAAATATGTATTTTTTGATGATGTTCAAATGCCACAAGGAAAATCAGTTGTACATAGAGCAAAAATTAAGTATGAAAATGAATTAAAATGGCTTACTATCACAAAGTCAAAAAATAATAAAAGTAATCTTATTTGTGATATAAATAAAGCATCTAATGAATATATAAAACAGCACAAATCTATTATAAATAATTATTATAAAAATACACCAACTAGAAATTGGATTGTAAATTTACTTGAACAAACAGAAAAGTTTGAAACAATATGTGAAGTTAATATTTTTATTACTAAAGAAATTTTGAATTATTTAGAATTTAAAAATATACAGTTTTTTAGGTCCTCAGAAATTTTAAAAAATAAAACTTATGATAATACTGTTAATAAAATTATAGATATAAATAAACAATTGAATGCAACAATATATTTAACAGGAGATGGCCCAGGTTCTATGAGATATATGGATGAAAGAGAATTTAATAAAGAGGGTATAAAAATTAAATATTTTAGTTTTGAACATCCCTTTTACAAACAGTCTGGGATAGATTTTCAAAAAGATTTATCCATTATTGATTTACTTTGTAATGAAGGGAAAAATAATGCAAAAAATATTTTATTATCTTGTTAA
- the asnB gene encoding asparagine synthase (glutamine-hydrolyzing) — translation MCGIVGFSNCHFENKQKLIKLMTDSISHRGPDSEGFFVDDKVAFGHRRLSIIDIEGGIQPFYDETNRYILIYNGESYNFKELRDDLKKLGYSFTTNSDTEVILKLYIEFKEDAFLKINGMFALAIYDKKEQKIILARDRHGVKPLYYAIINENLIFSSEIKAILKHPEYKKELEYNALNEYFSFQNIFSDLTFYKDIKKLEHGCYLIFDLNKKLFDITQYWDFNFNSSSWQYNEEETIEILKDTFSNAVKRQMVSDVSIGSYLSGGIDSGSITAIAASNIDRLSTFTCGFDLSEVSGLELDFDERRYAELISAKFYTKHHEIVLNSKDLEWCIDDVMYYLDEPILGMSYPNYYVSELASKYVKVVFSGAGGDELFGGYPWRYYHTTNNGLGEDSYIKSYYDYWQRLVPDVDKEKLFTKEIYDKMDKDWPFKAFKNVFKNYKGNLETEEDYINKSLYFEAKTFLQGLFYLDDKLNMSHGVESRVPFMDNDLVELAQKIPAKYKIKNLSNVIRLDENETAKSKKYYIQSHDGKNILRKALSKLLPKEVVELKKQGFSAPDESWMRDSRKEYIENILGNSDLEKIFNMDYFKNKFDEHLNHKQNNRLLLWSLVSINSFFINERKN, via the coding sequence ATGTGCGGTATAGTAGGTTTTTCAAATTGTCATTTTGAAAATAAACAAAAACTTATAAAATTAATGACAGATTCAATCTCACATAGGGGACCAGATTCAGAAGGTTTTTTTGTTGATGATAAAGTTGCTTTTGGACATAGAAGACTTTCTATTATCGATATTGAAGGGGGTATACAACCCTTTTATGATGAAACAAATAGGTATATATTAATTTATAATGGTGAGAGTTATAACTTTAAAGAACTTAGAGATGATTTAAAAAAGCTTGGCTATTCATTTACTACTAATTCTGATACGGAAGTAATTTTAAAATTGTATATTGAGTTTAAAGAAGATGCATTTTTAAAGATAAATGGTATGTTTGCATTGGCTATATATGATAAAAAAGAACAAAAAATTATTCTTGCTAGAGATAGACATGGCGTAAAACCACTTTATTATGCAATAATAAATGAAAATTTAATATTTTCATCAGAGATTAAAGCTATATTAAAACATCCTGAATATAAAAAAGAGTTAGAGTATAATGCTTTAAATGAGTACTTTTCTTTTCAAAATATTTTTTCTGACTTGACTTTTTATAAAGATATAAAAAAACTAGAGCATGGATGTTATTTAATTTTTGATTTAAATAAAAAACTATTTGATATTACTCAATATTGGGATTTTAATTTTAATTCATCTTCTTGGCAATACAATGAAGAAGAAACAATTGAGATATTAAAAGATACTTTTTCTAACGCTGTAAAAAGACAAATGGTATCTGATGTATCTATTGGTAGTTATTTAAGTGGAGGAATTGATTCTGGTTCAATTACTGCAATAGCAGCTTCAAATATTGATAGACTTTCTACTTTTACATGTGGATTTGACCTTTCTGAGGTATCTGGATTAGAACTAGATTTTGATGAGAGAAGATATGCTGAATTAATTTCAGCTAAATTCTATACAAAACATCATGAGATTGTTTTAAATTCTAAAGATTTGGAATGGTGTATAGATGATGTAATGTACTATCTTGATGAGCCTATCCTTGGTATGTCATATCCAAACTATTATGTGTCTGAACTTGCAAGTAAATATGTAAAAGTAGTATTTTCAGGAGCTGGTGGTGATGAACTTTTTGGAGGATATCCATGGAGATATTATCATACTACAAATAATGGATTAGGAGAAGATAGTTATATAAAAAGTTACTATGATTATTGGCAAAGACTAGTTCCTGATGTAGACAAAGAAAAACTTTTTACCAAAGAAATATATGATAAAATGGATAAAGATTGGCCATTTAAAGCTTTTAAAAATGTGTTTAAAAATTATAAGGGGAACCTTGAAACTGAAGAGGACTATATAAATAAGTCACTTTATTTTGAAGCTAAAACATTTTTACAAGGATTATTTTATCTTGATGATAAGCTCAATATGTCCCATGGTGTAGAGTCAAGAGTACCCTTTATGGATAATGATTTAGTAGAACTTGCACAAAAAATTCCTGCAAAATATAAGATTAAAAATTTAAGTAATGTTATAAGGCTTGATGAAAATGAAACAGCAAAATCTAAAAAATATTATATTCAATCACATGATGGAAAAAATATATTAAGAAAAGCATTAAGTAAATTACTCCCAAAAGAAGTAGTTGAATTAAAAAAACAAGGTTTTTCTGCTCCCGATGAGTCATGGATGAGAGATAGTAGAAAAGAATACATAGAAAATATTTTAGGAAATAGTGATCTTGAAAAAATATTTAATATGGATTATTTTAAAAATAAGTTTGATGAGCATTTAAATCATAAGCAAAATAATAGATTACTTCTTTGGAGTTTAGTAAGTATTAATAGCTTTTTTATTAATGAAAGGAAAAATTAA
- a CDS encoding DegT/DnrJ/EryC1/StrS family aminotransferase, whose translation MKIDFAKLQDQYQLYKLEIDEAIQSVLNKSNYIMGEEITELEESLKEFTKAKFVISCSSGTDALLLAMMAIDIKPGDEIITTPFTFIATAETIAFLGATPVFVDIDERTYNINPDLIEEKITSKTKAIIPVSLYGQPSDMNKIQNIANKHNLKVIIDGAQSFGSTFNNITDSALGDISTTSFFPAKPLGCFGDGGAVFTDNEELAKKMRSMRVHGQSKRYHHKYIGMGGRLDTIQAAVLNVKLKYYEKDLALRQEVATKYTKSLENKSNLILPFVDENATSSWAQYSIRVKNRDSIQSSLKENGIPTAVHYPMPLHLQECFEYLGYKKGDFPISELVSEEIMSLPMNPYLTDEEINYIIKKLIKCAV comes from the coding sequence ATGAAAATAGATTTTGCAAAACTACAAGACCAATATCAATTATATAAATTAGAAATTGATGAAGCCATTCAATCTGTACTGAATAAATCAAATTATATTATGGGAGAAGAAATAACTGAATTAGAAGAGTCTCTTAAAGAGTTTACCAAAGCAAAATTTGTAATCTCATGTAGTTCCGGTACAGATGCTTTACTTCTTGCTATGATGGCCATTGATATAAAACCTGGTGATGAAATAATTACCACTCCATTTACATTTATAGCAACAGCTGAAACAATTGCATTTTTAGGAGCAACTCCTGTTTTTGTAGATATTGATGAAAGAACTTATAATATTAATCCTGATTTAATAGAAGAAAAGATCACTTCTAAAACAAAAGCAATTATTCCAGTGTCTCTTTATGGTCAACCATCGGATATGAATAAAATCCAGAATATTGCAAATAAGCATAATTTAAAAGTGATAATTGATGGAGCACAAAGCTTTGGTTCTACCTTTAATAATATAACAGATTCTGCTTTAGGAGATATATCAACTACCTCTTTTTTCCCTGCAAAACCACTTGGATGTTTTGGTGATGGAGGAGCAGTATTTACTGATAATGAAGAACTAGCAAAAAAGATGAGGTCTATGAGAGTTCATGGGCAATCAAAAAGATATCATCATAAATATATTGGTATGGGTGGAAGACTTGATACTATTCAGGCTGCAGTTTTAAATGTAAAATTAAAATATTATGAAAAAGATTTAGCTTTAAGACAAGAGGTTGCTACTAAATATACAAAATCTTTAGAAAATAAATCTAATCTTATTTTACCATTTGTAGATGAAAATGCCACATCATCATGGGCACAATATTCTATAAGAGTAAAAAATAGAGATAGTATACAGTCCTCACTAAAAGAGAATGGAATACCAACAGCAGTTCATTATCCAATGCCTTTACATTTACAAGAATGTTTTGAATATTTAGGATATAAAAAAGGTGACTTCCCAATATCTGAATTAGTATCAGAAGAGATTATGAGTTTACCAATGAATCCTTATTTAACAGATGAAGAAATCAATTATATTATAAAGAAGTTAATTAAATGTGCGGTATAG
- a CDS encoding acyltransferase — MSNYFVHESSYVDDNVNIGENTKIWHFSHILAGSNIGKNCSFGQNCVVGPKVKIGNGVKVQNNISIYEGVEVEDDVFLGPSMVFTNVINPRSFIVRKEEFKITLLKKGCSIGANVTVVCGNTIGKYALVGAGSVINKNVKDFALMVGVPAKQIGWVSVAGNRLEFNEDDIAIDSFDNSKYKLQNDEVILIEE; from the coding sequence ATGTCTAATTATTTTGTTCATGAATCCTCTTATGTAGATGACAATGTAAATATTGGTGAAAATACAAAAATCTGGCACTTTTCTCATATTCTTGCAGGTTCAAATATAGGAAAGAATTGTTCTTTTGGTCAAAATTGTGTAGTAGGACCAAAAGTAAAGATTGGAAATGGTGTAAAAGTACAAAATAATATTTCTATCTATGAAGGTGTAGAAGTAGAAGATGATGTATTTTTAGGACCATCAATGGTATTTACCAATGTTATAAATCCCAGATCTTTTATAGTGCGTAAAGAAGAGTTTAAAATAACACTTTTAAAAAAAGGTTGTTCAATTGGAGCAAATGTAACTGTCGTTTGTGGTAATACTATTGGTAAATATGCACTAGTTGGAGCTGGCTCAGTTATAAATAAAAATGTTAAAGATTTTGCACTTATGGTAGGTGTACCCGCAAAACAAATTGGCTGGGTATCAGTTGCTGGAAATAGATTAGAGTTTAATGAAGATGATATTGCTATAGATTCATTTGATAATTCTAAATATAAACTTCAAAATGATGAAGTTATTTTAATAGAGGAATAA
- a CDS encoding Gfo/Idh/MocA family oxidoreductase translates to MSNKKRFGLIGASGYIAPRHMKAISETGNELVAALDPYDGIGIMDSHFPQASFFTEFERFDRFVDKYHRESDKRIDYMAITTPNYLHDAHIRFALKSGCDAICEKPLVLNPHNIDQLKVIEQETGKKVNNILQLRLHPSIIALKEKVQKELEKNPNRIYDIDLTYLTSRGKWYFVSWKGDESKSGGIASNIGVHFYDMLSWIFGEVKENIVHLKQPDSNAGLLRLKNANVRWFLSVNYDYIPVEVKAQGQTTFRSITVEGEEIEFSGGFKDLHTRSYEEILAGNGFGLDEAYGSIDIVSQIRKMTAIGLKNDYHPFCKKII, encoded by the coding sequence ATGTCAAATAAAAAAAGGTTCGGCTTGATAGGAGCATCAGGATATATAGCTCCAAGACATATGAAAGCAATTAGCGAAACAGGAAATGAATTAGTAGCTGCACTTGACCCATATGATGGAATCGGTATTATGGATTCTCATTTCCCTCAAGCTTCCTTTTTTACTGAGTTTGAAAGATTTGATAGATTTGTAGATAAATATCATAGAGAAAGTGATAAAAGAATAGACTATATGGCTATTACAACACCAAATTATCTACATGATGCGCATATTAGATTTGCATTAAAAAGTGGATGTGATGCTATTTGTGAAAAGCCATTGGTTTTAAACCCACACAATATTGATCAATTAAAAGTAATAGAGCAAGAAACAGGAAAAAAAGTAAATAATATATTACAGTTAAGACTTCATCCTTCAATTATTGCACTTAAAGAAAAAGTTCAAAAAGAACTAGAAAAAAATCCAAATAGAATTTATGATATTGATTTAACTTACCTTACAAGTAGGGGTAAATGGTATTTTGTATCTTGGAAGGGAGATGAATCTAAATCAGGCGGGATTGCATCAAATATTGGGGTACATTTCTATGATATGCTTTCTTGGATTTTTGGAGAAGTAAAAGAGAATATTGTTCATTTAAAACAACCTGATTCAAATGCAGGATTATTAAGACTTAAAAATGCAAATGTAAGATGGTTTTTATCTGTAAACTATGATTATATTCCAGTGGAAGTAAAAGCTCAAGGACAAACTACATTTAGATCTATTACTGTTGAAGGTGAAGAGATAGAATTCTCTGGTGGATTTAAAGATCTTCATACAAGATCTTATGAAGAGATTTTAGCTGGTAATGGATTTGGCCTTGATGAAGCTTACGGTTCAATAGATATTGTTTCTCAAATTAGAAAAATGACGGCTATTGGTTTAAAAAATGATTATCATCCATTTTGTAAAAAGATTATCTAA
- the tviB gene encoding Vi polysaccharide biosynthesis UDP-N-acetylglucosamine C-6 dehydrogenase TviB, with protein MNKICVIGLGYVGLPLAAAFSSKYDVVGLDIYQTRIDELNNAYDRTLELNETQLKEALNNNIKFTCNIDDIKDCNIYIVTVPTPIDKNKRPDLTPLIKASETVGKVLKKDDIVIYESTVYPGATEEDCVPVLENFSNLKFNKDFFCGYSPERINPGDKEHTVTKILKVTSGSTPEIGKIVDDLYSSIITAGTHLAPTIKVAEAAKVIENSQRDINIAFVNELAIIFNKLGINTNDVLEAAGTKWNFLPFRPGLVGGHCIGVDPYYLTHKAQSIGYNPEIILAGRRLNDNMGIYVANQVIKLMIKKGHKIEGSNVLILGITFKENCPDIRNSRVIDLIEELKEFGCNIDVYDPWADKDEVKHEYNLELQENMDSKTYDAVVLAVSHDEFKSLDIKPTDDTVVYDIKSILDETDGRL; from the coding sequence ATGAATAAAATATGTGTAATTGGTCTAGGATATGTAGGCTTACCTCTAGCAGCTGCATTTTCATCTAAATATGATGTAGTAGGATTAGATATATACCAAACAAGAATTGATGAATTAAATAATGCATACGATAGAACTTTAGAATTAAATGAAACTCAACTAAAAGAAGCTTTGAATAATAATATTAAATTTACTTGTAATATTGATGATATAAAAGATTGTAATATTTATATTGTAACTGTACCAACTCCAATTGATAAAAATAAGAGACCAGATTTAACTCCTTTAATAAAAGCTAGTGAAACTGTTGGAAAAGTACTTAAAAAAGATGATATTGTAATTTATGAATCAACAGTTTATCCAGGTGCTACAGAAGAAGATTGTGTTCCTGTATTAGAAAATTTTTCAAATTTAAAATTTAATAAAGACTTCTTTTGTGGATATTCTCCTGAGAGAATTAATCCAGGAGATAAAGAACATACAGTAACAAAAATTCTTAAAGTTACTTCTGGTTCAACTCCAGAGATTGGTAAAATAGTTGATGATTTATACTCTTCAATTATAACTGCCGGAACTCACTTAGCTCCAACTATTAAAGTTGCAGAAGCTGCAAAAGTAATAGAAAATTCTCAAAGAGATATAAATATAGCATTTGTAAATGAACTTGCAATTATTTTTAATAAACTTGGTATTAATACAAATGATGTACTAGAAGCAGCAGGAACAAAATGGAACTTCTTACCATTTAGACCAGGATTAGTTGGAGGACACTGCATAGGTGTAGATCCATACTATTTAACTCATAAAGCACAATCAATAGGTTATAACCCAGAGATTATATTAGCAGGAAGAAGACTAAATGATAATATGGGGATATATGTAGCTAATCAAGTGATAAAACTAATGATAAAAAAAGGTCATAAAATAGAAGGGAGTAATGTTCTTATTTTAGGTATTACATTTAAAGAGAATTGTCCAGATATAAGAAATTCAAGAGTAATAGATCTAATTGAAGAATTAAAAGAGTTTGGATGTAATATAGATGTTTATGACCCATGGGCAGATAAAGATGAAGTAAAACATGAATACAATTTAGAACTTCAAGAAAATATGGATTCAAAGACTTATGATGCCGTTGTACTTGCTGTATCGCATGATGAGTTTAAGAGTTTAGATATCAAACCTACAGATGATACTGTTGTTTATGATATTAAATCTATTTTAGATGAAACTGATGGTAGGTTATAA
- a CDS encoding NAD-dependent epimerase — MKILVTGTAGFIGSHLAIKLLERGDEIVGLDNINDYYDQNVKYGRLQRTGIIDSLEKGPGIPYGKLITSSTNPNYKFIKLNLEDKEAMMQLFAQEKFDAVCNLAAQAGVRYSLTNPDAYMDSNIIGFMNILESCRHYDVKNLSYASSSSVYGLNEELPFSTNHNVDHPISLYAASKKSNELMAHTYSHLFGIATTGLRFFTVYGPWGRPDMALFLFTKAALEGRKIDVFNNGEMLRDFTYIDDIVEGLIRVIDNPPKANPNWNHETSTSSAPYKIYNIGNNNPVKLMDFITAIENKLGKTIEKNFMPLQAGDVPATYADVNDLVEDLDYKPETPVQEGINKFVDWYLEFFGYNK; from the coding sequence TTGAAAATATTAGTAACAGGAACAGCAGGATTTATAGGATCACACCTAGCAATAAAGTTATTAGAAAGAGGAGATGAAATAGTAGGATTAGATAATATAAATGACTACTATGATCAAAATGTGAAATATGGAAGACTGCAAAGAACTGGTATTATTGATTCTTTAGAAAAAGGTCCTGGTATCCCTTATGGGAAACTAATTACTTCATCAACTAATCCTAATTATAAATTTATCAAACTAAACCTTGAAGATAAAGAAGCAATGATGCAACTATTTGCTCAAGAAAAGTTTGATGCAGTGTGTAACCTTGCTGCACAAGCTGGAGTTAGATATTCCTTAACAAATCCTGATGCTTATATGGATTCAAATATTATAGGTTTTATGAATATCCTTGAATCTTGCCGTCATTATGATGTAAAAAATTTATCTTATGCTTCATCTTCTTCTGTGTATGGTCTAAATGAAGAATTGCCTTTTTCTACAAACCATAATGTAGACCATCCTATATCTTTATATGCAGCATCTAAAAAGTCAAATGAACTTATGGCTCATACATACTCACATTTGTTTGGAATAGCTACTACAGGTCTTAGATTCTTCACCGTTTATGGACCTTGGGGAAGACCTGATATGGCACTTTTCCTTTTTACTAAAGCAGCACTAGAAGGAAGAAAAATAGATGTTTTTAATAATGGTGAAATGTTAAGAGATTTTACATATATTGATGATATTGTTGAAGGTCTTATTAGAGTAATAGATAATCCTCCAAAAGCAAATCCTAATTGGAACCATGAAACATCAACTTCATCAGCTCCTTATAAAATCTATAATATTGGAAATAATAACCCAGTAAAATTAATGGACTTTATTACAGCTATTGAAAATAAACTTGGAAAAACAATAGAAAAAAACTTTATGCCTTTACAAGCAGGAGATGTACCCGCAACATATGCAGATGTAAATGATTTAGTAGAAGACTTAGACTATAAACCTGAAACTCCAGTACAAGAAGGAATTAATAAATTTGTTGATTGGTACTTAGAGTTTTTTGGATACAACAAGTAA
- a CDS encoding Wzz/FepE/Etk N-terminal domain-containing protein — translation MTGINLNDEIDLRDLLKIIWDKRKFIIVFTFVVTVLAIVYAMSKKPIYEVKSVVRVGYLNDTLVEDSNILEKKLRLIFGVDTKTNGIEKDKAIVSNISTVKKVENFLEISTQAFSNELAIMKNKEVVNFLQNEYKYKIDEFILRTNINIKNLEEKIAHIEKVEKVNIEKNIEKIKTQSIPKIDKKIELIKTQSIPKIDKKIELIKTQSIPKIDKKIELIKNVEIKSIEHKLEFNTNKLNEYQVNLLKISKQKSSDNTQNMLMAMQILNTQNLILDVQNIIENLRKERENLLNIDIKELEVKRENLLNIDIKELEIKRKNLLNIDVKDLELQKENYKNDNIRKLEIDLNINIPKKIEDLKNSINLEKLKLTNSSVKNSEIVGDIQINDYPIKPKKKSIVIVAFVTGFILSIFLVFFIQFIKSFKKEDDNEKT, via the coding sequence TTGACTGGAATAAATTTAAATGATGAAATAGATTTAAGAGACTTATTAAAAATTATTTGGGATAAAAGAAAATTCATAATTGTCTTTACATTTGTTGTTACAGTATTGGCAATAGTTTATGCTATGTCAAAAAAACCAATTTATGAAGTGAAATCTGTAGTTAGAGTTGGGTACTTAAATGATACTTTGGTTGAAGACAGTAATATATTAGAAAAAAAATTAAGACTTATTTTTGGTGTAGACACTAAAACTAATGGTATAGAAAAAGACAAAGCAATTGTTTCAAATATAAGTACCGTAAAAAAAGTCGAAAATTTTTTAGAAATATCTACTCAAGCATTTTCTAATGAACTTGCTATTATGAAAAATAAAGAAGTTGTAAATTTTTTACAAAACGAATATAAATATAAAATAGATGAATTCATTCTAAGAACAAATATAAATATCAAAAATCTAGAAGAAAAGATTGCGCATATTGAAAAAGTTGAAAAAGTAAATATTGAAAAAAATATTGAAAAAATAAAAACTCAATCAATACCGAAGATAGATAAAAAAATAGAATTAATAAAAACTCAATCAATACCGAAGATAGATAAAAAAATAGAATTAATAAAAACTCAATCAATACCGAAGATAGATAAAAAAATAGAATTAATTAAAAATGTAGAGATAAAAAGTATTGAACATAAGTTAGAGTTTAATACAAATAAGTTAAATGAATATCAAGTAAATTTACTGAAAATTTCAAAACAAAAATCATCTGACAATACCCAAAATATGCTCATGGCAATGCAGATATTAAATACACAAAATTTAATTTTAGATGTCCAGAATATAATAGAAAATTTAAGAAAAGAAAGAGAAAATCTACTTAATATTGATATAAAAGAGTTAGAAGTAAAGAGGGAAAACTTACTTAATATCGATATAAAAGAATTAGAAATAAAAAGGAAAAATTTACTTAATATTGATGTGAAAGATTTAGAATTACAAAAAGAAAATTATAAAAACGATAACATAAGAAAATTAGAAATTGATTTAAATATAAATATTCCAAAAAAGATTGAAGATTTAAAAAATAGTATTAATTTAGAAAAACTTAAACTTACAAATAGTAGTGTAAAAAATAGTGAGATTGTTGGTGATATTCAAATAAATGATTATCCTATAAAACCAAAGAAAAAATCAATAGTAATAGTTGCCTTTGTAACAGGATTTATATTATCAATATTTTTAGTATTTTTTATTCAATTTATAAAAAGTTTTAAAAAAGAGGATGATAATGAAAAAACATGA